The region GGAGTTCCTTCGGAAAACATATCTCTCGTAAATGTTTGTACATCCTGTCGTTATGATGCTTTCTTTTCACACAGGCGGGACAGGGGAAATACCGGACGCCAGTTAAGCTTCATTTTTTTAAGATAGACTGTCTCGATTGTTGCGTCTATGTGAGATTTCGTCTAATATTTTAACGGTCATTTCGAGTACAAAAAAACCTCTTGACATGTGGAAAAGTGTGGTATAGTAGTGTCAGAAATTTTGGAAAGACATATGGAAAGTCCTTCCTTTTTTAAGTTGTTCATAAGCTCAAGTTAGCTGCCTATTACCTAAATCCACGTTTGACAAGTTCACGAAACGCTTACGTCTCTTTCTTTCCCTTTAATGGAAGAAAATTGCGATTAATGAAATCTCATATTAAACATATAGTAACTTTTCCTCACCGGTAAACGTGTAAAATATGACTTCTTTCAAAAACAGCAAGTTTTGTGCTCCAATAAAGTTTGTCTTGAGCTTTTAAGTTGTACTATTAAGATATTACATGAAAAAATTTCAGGAGAACGGTGTTTATGAATGTAGCAGAAATTAAAAAACAACCGATTAGTGAACTTACCGGTCTGGCAAAAGGGCTGAATGTCGTCGGTGTCAGCGGGATGAGGAGGCAGGATTTAATTTTTGCCATTCTACAGGCCCAGGCTGAGAAAAACGGGACAATTTTAGGAGAAGGTGTTCTGGAGACCCTGCCGGATGGTTTCGGTTTTCTCCGAGCGGTTGATTATAATTATCTTCCAAGCCCGGACGATATATATATTTCCCCCTCGCAGATAAGGAGATTTAACCTAAGAACCGGAGATACTGTGTCAGGAGAGGTCAGGCCTCCCAAAAACGGTGAAAAATATTTTGCCCTCCTCAAGGTAAATTCTGTAAACTTCGGCAACCCCGAAGAAATCAGAGACAAGATTCTCTTTGACAATCTCACCCCGCTTTACCCCGAAGAAAAATTAAACCTGGAATGCAATCCTGAAAATTTATCAACAAGGATAATGGATCTTTTTACACCTATAGGAAAAGGACAGAGGGGATTGATAGTATCGCCTCCCAGGGCGGGTAAGACAGTTTTGCTGCAAGATATAGCCAAAAGCATAACGACCAATCATAAAGAAGTGGTCTTGATGGTACTCCTTATTGACGAACGTCCGGAGGAAGTTACGGATATGGAGCGGAATGTGGATGGGGAGGTTATCTCTTCGACCTTTGATGAACCGGCTACGCGGCATGTTCAGGTTGCGGAGATGGTTATTGAGAAGGCGAAGCGTCTGGTTGAGCATAAAAGAGATGTCGTCATTCTTCTCGATAGTATCACCCGACTTGCCAGGGCTTACAATACCGTTGTCCCCCCCAGCGGGAAGGTTTTATCTGGCGGTGTTGATTCCAACGCCCTGCACAAACCGAAGAGGTTTTTTGGTGCCGCCAGGAATATAGAAAACGGCGGCAGTCTGACTATCATTTCAACGGCCCTCATTGATACGGGAAGCAGAATGGATGAAGTTATTTTTGAAGAGTTTAAGGGAACCGGAAACATGGAGCTTCACCTGGATCGCAAGATTGCTGACAGAAGAGTTTTTCCCGCATTTGATCTGATCCGTTCCGGTACGAGAAAAGAGGAGATGTTAATACCAACGGAGAACCTCAACAGAATATGGATACTGAGAAGGTTTCTCCAGGAAATGAACCCTGTAGAGGCTATGGAGTTTATTATCGGAAAAATCAGAAAAACTGAAAACAATCAGGAATTTCTTGATGCAATGAACCAGTAAAAATTAAAACGCTTACAAACTTAAAAAGATATATCGACGGGAGATTATTATGAAGAAAGGTATTCATCCAGAATATGCAGAGGCTACGATAACATGTTTGTGTGGA is a window of Syntrophales bacterium DNA encoding:
- the rho gene encoding transcription termination factor Rho, with the translated sequence MNVAEIKKQPISELTGLAKGLNVVGVSGMRRQDLIFAILQAQAEKNGTILGEGVLETLPDGFGFLRAVDYNYLPSPDDIYISPSQIRRFNLRTGDTVSGEVRPPKNGEKYFALLKVNSVNFGNPEEIRDKILFDNLTPLYPEEKLNLECNPENLSTRIMDLFTPIGKGQRGLIVSPPRAGKTVLLQDIAKSITTNHKEVVLMVLLIDERPEEVTDMERNVDGEVISSTFDEPATRHVQVAEMVIEKAKRLVEHKRDVVILLDSITRLARAYNTVVPPSGKVLSGGVDSNALHKPKRFFGAARNIENGGSLTIISTALIDTGSRMDEVIFEEFKGTGNMELHLDRKIADRRVFPAFDLIRSGTRKEEMLIPTENLNRIWILRRFLQEMNPVEAMEFIIGKIRKTENNQEFLDAMNQ